From the Pseudomonas putida genome, one window contains:
- the fliM gene encoding flagellar motor switch protein FliM, producing MAVQDLLSQDEIDALLHGVDDGLVQTESVAEPGSIKSYDLTSQDRIVRGRMPTLEMINERFARYTRISMFNLLRRSADVAVGGVQVMKFGEYVHSLYVPTSLNLVKIKPLRGTALFILDAKLVFKLVDNFFGGDGRHAKIEGREFTPTELRVVRMVLDQCFVDLKEAWQAIMPVNFEYMNSEVNPAMANIVGPSEAVVVSTFHIELDGGGGDLHVTMPYSMIEPVREMLDAGFQSDLDDQDERWVKALREDVLDVSVPLTATVARRQLKLRDILHMQAGDVIPVELPEHLVLRANGVPSFKARLGSHKGNLALQIIDPIERR from the coding sequence AGGACCTGCTGTCCCAGGATGAAATCGATGCCCTGTTGCATGGCGTCGACGATGGTCTGGTGCAGACCGAGAGCGTTGCCGAGCCTGGCAGCATCAAAAGCTACGACCTGACCAGCCAGGATCGGATCGTGCGGGGTCGCATGCCGACCCTGGAAATGATCAACGAGCGTTTCGCCCGTTACACCCGCATCAGCATGTTCAACCTGCTGCGCCGCTCTGCGGATGTGGCGGTAGGCGGCGTGCAGGTAATGAAGTTCGGCGAGTACGTGCATTCGCTGTATGTGCCGACCAGCCTCAACCTGGTCAAGATCAAGCCACTGCGTGGCACCGCGCTGTTCATTCTCGACGCCAAGCTGGTGTTCAAGCTGGTGGACAACTTCTTTGGCGGTGACGGCCGTCACGCCAAGATCGAGGGCCGCGAATTCACCCCCACCGAGCTGCGCGTGGTGCGCATGGTGCTGGACCAGTGCTTCGTCGACCTCAAGGAAGCCTGGCAGGCGATCATGCCGGTCAACTTCGAATACATGAACTCCGAGGTCAACCCGGCCATGGCCAACATCGTTGGCCCGAGCGAGGCGGTGGTGGTGTCGACCTTCCACATCGAACTGGACGGCGGTGGCGGCGACCTGCATGTGACCATGCCGTATTCGATGATCGAGCCAGTGCGGGAAATGCTCGATGCCGGCTTCCAGTCCGACCTCGACGACCAGGACGAGCGCTGGGTCAAGGCCCTGCGCGAGGACGTGCTGGACGTCTCCGTGCCGTTGACCGCCACGGTGGCCCGCCGCCAGCTGAAGCTGCGCGACATCCTGCACATGCAGGCCGGCGACGTGATCCCGGTGGAGCTGCCCGAGCACCTGGTGCTGCGCGCCAATGGCGTGCCGTCGTTCAAGGCGCGCCTGGGCTCGCACAAGGGCAACCTGGCCCTGCAGATCATCGACCCGATCGAGCGCCGCTGA
- the fliQ gene encoding flagellar biosynthesis protein FliQ has protein sequence MTPEVAVDLFRDALWLTTLMVAILVVPSLLVGLVVAMFQAATQINEQTLSFLPRLLVMLITLIVAGPWLVQKFMEYITGLYTSIPQLIG, from the coding sequence ATGACACCTGAAGTAGCAGTCGACCTGTTCCGTGACGCGCTGTGGCTGACCACCCTGATGGTTGCCATCCTGGTAGTGCCGAGCCTGTTGGTCGGTCTGGTCGTGGCGATGTTCCAGGCGGCCACGCAGATCAACGAACAGACCTTGAGCTTCTTGCCGCGCCTGCTGGTGATGCTGATCACGCTGATCGTCGCCGGGCCCTGGCTGGTGCAGAAGTTCATGGAGTACATCACCGGCCTGTACACCAGCATCCCGCAGCTGATCGGTTGA
- the flhB gene encoding flagellar biosynthesis protein FlhB, translating into MAESESGQDKTEEPTDKRKRDAREKGEIARSKELNTVSLTLAGAGALLAFGGNLAETLMTLMRMNFSLPREVLTDERSMGLFLLASGKMAIWAVQPILMLLFVIAFVSPIVLGGFIFSGSLLQPKFSRMNPLSGIKRMFSLNSLTELLKAMAKFFVILIVALVVLSNDRQALLAIANEPLEQAIIHSVQVVGWSALWMAAGLLLIAAADVPFQLWQTHKKLKMTKQEIKDEYKDSEGKPEVKQRIRQLQREVSQRRMMAAVPEADVIITNPTHYAVALQYDPEKGGVAPLLVAKGTDFIALKIREIGVEHKVQILESPALARAIYYSTEVEGEIPAGLYLAVAQVLAYVFQIRQYRSGKGKRPEPLKEDLPIPPDLRRDN; encoded by the coding sequence ATGGCTGAAAGCGAGAGTGGTCAGGACAAGACTGAAGAGCCCACCGACAAGCGCAAGCGTGACGCGCGGGAAAAAGGTGAAATCGCCCGTTCCAAAGAGCTGAACACGGTGAGCTTGACCCTTGCCGGTGCCGGGGCACTGCTGGCGTTCGGCGGCAACCTCGCGGAAACGTTGATGACGCTGATGCGGATGAACTTTTCCCTCCCCCGCGAGGTGCTCACCGATGAGCGTTCGATGGGCTTGTTCCTGTTGGCGTCGGGCAAGATGGCCATCTGGGCGGTGCAGCCGATTCTCATGCTGCTGTTCGTGATTGCGTTCGTGTCGCCCATCGTTCTCGGCGGGTTCATCTTTTCCGGGAGCCTGTTGCAGCCAAAGTTCAGCCGGATGAACCCGTTGTCGGGCATCAAGCGCATGTTCTCGCTGAACTCGCTGACTGAGCTGCTCAAGGCGATGGCCAAGTTCTTCGTGATCCTGATCGTGGCGCTGGTGGTGTTGAGCAATGATCGCCAGGCACTGCTGGCAATCGCCAACGAGCCGCTGGAGCAGGCGATCATCCACAGCGTCCAGGTAGTCGGCTGGAGTGCCTTGTGGATGGCCGCTGGGTTGCTGCTGATTGCCGCCGCGGACGTGCCGTTCCAGCTGTGGCAGACCCACAAGAAGCTGAAGATGACCAAGCAGGAGATCAAGGACGAGTACAAGGACAGCGAAGGCAAGCCCGAGGTCAAGCAGCGCATCCGCCAGCTGCAGCGCGAGGTGTCGCAGCGGCGCATGATGGCCGCCGTGCCCGAGGCTGACGTGATCATCACCAACCCGACGCACTATGCCGTAGCCCTGCAGTACGACCCGGAGAAGGGTGGGGTGGCGCCGTTGCTGGTGGCCAAGGGCACCGATTTCATCGCCTTGAAGATTCGCGAGATCGGTGTCGAGCACAAGGTGCAGATCCTCGAATCGCCGGCCCTGGCGCGGGCGATCTACTACTCCACCGAGGTCGAAGGGGAAATCCCGGCAGGGCTGTACCTTGCGGTGGCGCAGGTGCTGGCCTATGTGTTCCAGATTCGCCAGTACCGCTCGGGCAAGGGTAAGCGGCCAGAGCCATTGAAGGAAGACCTGCCGATACCCCCGGACCTGCGCCGCGACAACTGA
- the fliR gene encoding flagellar biosynthetic protein FliR, whose protein sequence is MLELTDAQIGTWVATFILPLFRVTAVLMTMPIFGTRMLPARIRLYVAVAITVVIVPALPPLPEFDPLSLRGLLLCGEQVIVGALFGFSLQLLFQAFSVAGQIVAVQMGMAFASMVDPANGVNVTVISQFMTMLVSVLFLLMNGHLVVFEVLTESFTTLPVGHALVVNHFWEMAGRLSWVFGAGLLLILPAIASLLVVNIAFGVMTRAAPQLNIFSIGFPLTLVLGMAIFWVGLADILSHYQALASEALQWLRELARAR, encoded by the coding sequence ATGCTGGAGCTGACCGACGCGCAGATCGGCACCTGGGTTGCCACCTTCATCCTGCCGCTGTTCCGGGTGACTGCGGTGTTGATGACCATGCCGATCTTCGGTACGCGCATGCTGCCGGCGCGCATCCGCCTGTATGTGGCAGTGGCTATCACGGTGGTCATCGTGCCCGCGCTACCGCCGCTTCCTGAATTCGATCCGCTGAGCCTGCGTGGCCTATTGCTGTGTGGCGAACAGGTCATTGTCGGCGCGTTGTTTGGTTTCTCGCTGCAGTTGCTGTTCCAGGCGTTCTCCGTTGCCGGACAGATCGTTGCTGTGCAGATGGGCATGGCGTTCGCCTCGATGGTGGATCCGGCCAACGGTGTCAACGTGACCGTCATCAGCCAGTTCATGACCATGCTGGTGAGTGTGCTGTTCTTGCTGATGAACGGTCATTTGGTGGTGTTCGAGGTGCTGACCGAGAGCTTCACTACCTTGCCAGTGGGCCATGCCCTGGTGGTCAACCACTTCTGGGAGATGGCTGGGCGCCTGAGCTGGGTGTTCGGTGCCGGCCTGCTGTTGATTCTGCCGGCGATCGCTTCCCTGCTGGTGGTAAACATCGCATTTGGCGTCATGACCCGTGCTGCGCCACAGTTGAACATCTTTTCCATCGGCTTCCCGCTGACGTTGGTGCTGGGGATGGCCATCTTCTGGGTAGGTCTCGCCGATATTCTTTCCCACTACCAGGCGTTGGCCAGCGAAGCACTGCAGTGGCTGCGTGAATTGGCAAGGGCGCGCTGA
- the fliO gene encoding flagellar biosynthetic protein FliO produces the protein MRAVMALATLLVSDLAIAAATPAASPAAAPAAAPGSLGGQLAQMVFGLLLVVGLIFFLAWALRRMQGATPKGGQVIEIVGSRAIGPRDRLLLVQVGKEQILIGHTPGSIEALHVLAEPVEVPASARQATPEFAQRLMELMGKDQKDKK, from the coding sequence ATGCGGGCCGTGATGGCCTTGGCCACGTTGTTGGTCAGCGACCTGGCCATCGCTGCCGCCACGCCTGCAGCCAGCCCGGCTGCGGCGCCGGCCGCTGCGCCTGGCAGCCTGGGCGGGCAGCTGGCGCAGATGGTGTTCGGCCTGTTGCTGGTGGTGGGGCTGATCTTCTTTCTGGCCTGGGCGCTACGCCGCATGCAGGGCGCCACGCCCAAGGGCGGGCAGGTGATCGAGATCGTCGGCAGCCGCGCCATCGGCCCGCGTGACCGGCTGCTGCTGGTGCAGGTGGGCAAGGAGCAGATCCTCATCGGCCATACCCCGGGCAGCATCGAGGCCTTGCATGTGCTGGCCGAGCCCGTCGAAGTGCCCGCCAGCGCCCGCCAGGCAACGCCGGAATTTGCCCAGCGGCTGATGGAGCTGATGGGCAAGGATCAGAAGGACAAGAAGTGA
- the fliP gene encoding flagellar type III secretion system pore protein FliP (The bacterial flagellar biogenesis protein FliP forms a type III secretion system (T3SS)-type pore required for flagellar assembly.), with product MSSALRIVVTLALLLAAPLALAADPLSIPAITLSNTADGQQEYSVSLQILLIMTALSFIPAFVILMTSFTRIIIVFSILRQALGLQQTPSNQVLTGMALFLTMFIMAPVFDRVNQDALQPYLSEKMTAQQAIDKAQGPLKDFMLAQTRQSDLDLFMRLSKRTDIAGPDQVPLTILVPAFVTSELKTAFQIGFMIFIPFLIIDMVVASVLMAMGMMMLSPLIISLPFKIMLFVLVDGWALIMGTLAGSFGGV from the coding sequence ATGAGCAGCGCGCTGCGCATTGTAGTGACCCTGGCGCTGCTGCTGGCCGCGCCACTGGCTTTGGCCGCCGACCCGCTGTCGATCCCGGCCATTACCCTGTCCAACACCGCGGACGGGCAGCAGGAGTATTCGGTCAGCCTGCAGATCTTGCTGATCATGACGGCGCTGAGCTTCATTCCGGCGTTCGTCATCCTGATGACCAGCTTCACCCGCATCATCATCGTGTTCTCGATCCTGCGTCAGGCCCTGGGCCTGCAGCAGACGCCCTCGAACCAGGTGCTGACCGGCATGGCGCTGTTCCTGACCATGTTCATCATGGCGCCGGTGTTCGACCGGGTGAACCAGGATGCCCTGCAGCCGTACCTGAGCGAGAAGATGACGGCCCAGCAAGCCATCGACAAGGCCCAGGGCCCGCTCAAGGACTTCATGCTGGCACAGACCCGGCAGAGCGATCTCGATCTGTTCATGCGCCTGTCCAAGCGCACCGACATCGCCGGCCCTGACCAGGTGCCGCTGACGATCCTGGTGCCGGCGTTCGTTACCTCGGAGTTGAAAACCGCGTTCCAGATCGGCTTCATGATCTTCATCCCGTTCCTGATCATCGACATGGTGGTGGCCAGTGTACTGATGGCCATGGGTATGATGATGCTGTCGCCGCTGATCATCTCGCTGCCATTCAAGATCATGCTGTTCGTCCTGGTCGATGGCTGGGCGCTGATCATGGGCACCTTGGCCGGCAGTTTCGGCGGCGTCTGA
- the fliN gene encoding flagellar motor switch protein FliN codes for MANENEITSPEDQALADEWAAALEETGDAGQSDIDALLAGDSGKPGAGRLPMEEFASSPRPNENVSLEGPNLDVILDIPVSISMEVGSTEINIRNLLQLNQGSVIELDRLAGEPLDVLVNGTLIAHGEVVVVNEKFGIRLTDVISPSERIKKLR; via the coding sequence ATGGCTAACGAAAACGAGATCACTTCCCCGGAAGACCAGGCTTTGGCCGATGAATGGGCTGCGGCCCTGGAAGAAACCGGTGATGCCGGCCAGTCCGATATCGATGCCCTTCTCGCCGGTGACAGCGGCAAGCCCGGTGCCGGTCGCCTGCCGATGGAAGAGTTCGCCAGCTCGCCGCGACCGAACGAAAATGTCAGCCTCGAAGGCCCGAACCTGGATGTGATCCTGGACATTCCGGTGAGCATTTCCATGGAAGTGGGCAGTACCGAAATCAACATCCGCAACCTGCTGCAGCTCAACCAGGGTTCGGTGATCGAACTCGATCGCCTGGCCGGTGAGCCGCTCGACGTGCTGGTCAATGGCACGCTGATCGCCCATGGCGAAGTGGTCGTGGTCAACGAGAAGTTCGGCATCCGCCTGACCGACGTGATCAGTCCCAGCGAACGTATCAAGAAGCTGCGCTGA